In Pirellulales bacterium, a single genomic region encodes these proteins:
- a CDS encoding PQQ-binding-like beta-propeller repeat protein, with product MRTRFSLLLAIAAISCMPLRAARAGDDWVQFRGQGGQGVSDSTGLPLTWSESENIAWKTPIPGKGWSSPVVLGNQIWLTTALDDGHSLRAVCVDRQSGRIVYDTEVFQIEEPVHVNAKNSHASPTSAIEPGRLYVHFGTMGTACLSTETGKTLWTNQELKLDHAQGPGSSLILYGDLLIVTCDGMDVQYVIALDKHTGLPVWKTNRSGKPHDSVDRRKAFATPAILPIKSQSENRRVEHPPRQGLSPFVERAPSSDGREQRGPVPLASGGSRIGSNDRDELISPAANQVIAYNPATGDELWKVRYDGYSNVPVPVYGDGLLFIGTGFDKAQLWAIRPGEHGDATGTNVAWKFTKEAPLDPTPVFVGHELYVVSDSGVATCLESKTGAALWRHRLGGSFSASPLSADGRIYFFAESGDTTVIEPGRKYKELAAHHLDGRIMATPAIAGRAIILRTDTHLYRIEGK from the coding sequence ATGCGAACACGCTTCTCTCTGCTCCTGGCCATCGCCGCCATTTCATGCATGCCGCTCCGCGCCGCGCGGGCTGGCGACGATTGGGTTCAATTCCGCGGGCAAGGCGGGCAGGGGGTCTCCGATTCGACCGGCTTACCGCTCACTTGGAGCGAGTCGGAAAACATCGCCTGGAAAACTCCGATCCCCGGCAAAGGTTGGTCCTCCCCGGTCGTCCTCGGCAATCAGATTTGGCTGACCACCGCGCTCGACGACGGACATTCGCTGCGTGCCGTCTGCGTCGATCGGCAATCCGGGCGGATCGTGTACGACACGGAAGTCTTTCAGATCGAGGAACCGGTTCACGTCAACGCCAAGAACAGCCATGCCTCGCCGACCTCCGCGATCGAGCCGGGGCGGCTGTACGTCCATTTCGGCACAATGGGGACCGCCTGCCTCTCGACCGAAACCGGCAAAACGCTGTGGACCAATCAGGAGTTGAAGCTCGACCATGCGCAAGGTCCCGGCAGCTCGCTCATCCTCTACGGCGACCTGTTGATAGTCACCTGCGACGGAATGGACGTGCAATACGTAATCGCGCTCGATAAGCACACCGGCCTGCCCGTCTGGAAAACCAATCGCTCCGGCAAGCCTCACGACAGCGTGGATCGCCGCAAGGCCTTCGCCACTCCGGCGATCTTGCCGATTAAGAGCCAATCCGAGAACCGCCGGGTGGAACATCCGCCGCGGCAGGGACTGTCCCCTTTTGTGGAGCGGGCACCATCGTCCGATGGTCGGGAACAAAGGGGGCCTGTCCCCCTCGCCTCAGGCGGTTCTCGGATAGGCTCTAACGACCGGGATGAGTTGATCAGCCCCGCCGCGAATCAGGTGATCGCTTACAATCCGGCAACGGGGGATGAACTATGGAAGGTCCGCTACGACGGCTATTCGAATGTGCCGGTCCCCGTCTACGGCGACGGGCTGCTCTTCATCGGCACGGGCTTCGACAAGGCCCAGCTCTGGGCGATACGGCCGGGCGAGCACGGCGACGCGACCGGCACGAACGTCGCTTGGAAGTTCACGAAGGAAGCCCCGCTCGATCCAACCCCGGTGTTCGTCGGGCATGAGTTGTATGTGGTGAGCGATTCGGGCGTCGCCACCTGTCTCGAGTCCAAAACGGGCGCCGCGCTTTGGCGGCACCGCCTCGGCGGCAGCTTCTCCGCCTCGCCCCTTTCCGCCGACGGGCGCATCTACTTCTTCGCCGAATCGGGCGACACAACCGTCATCGAGCCGGGCCGCAAATACAAAGAACTCGCCGCCCACCACCTCGACGGCCGCATCATGGCCACCCCCGCCATCGCCGGCCGTGCAATCATCCTCCGCACTGATACGCATTTGTATCGGATTGAAGGGAAGTGA